A single window of Deltaproteobacteria bacterium DNA harbors:
- a CDS encoding EF2563 family selenium-dependent molybdenum hydroxylase system protein yields MTISNPFDIRVLIRGGGEMASGIAHRLYQCHMQVLITEVAEPVAVRRSVAFAEAVYRGRHTIENVTAVRVGNFTEALSEWQRGAIPVFIDPQAQIHHEMKPAVIVDATMSKSGGDSKLDDAPLVIGIGPGFCAGDNVHAVIESNRGYHLGRVIWQGAAEPDTGVPAPVAGHTEARVLRAPRSGCFKSLRDIGDRIGAGEIVAEVDGAPVRAEIAGLIRGMLHDGIQIGAGVKVGDIDPRGESEYCDSISDKARAIGGGVVEAIFHSYPRLKNSAT; encoded by the coding sequence ATGACGATCTCCAATCCATTCGATATTCGTGTTTTGATTCGCGGCGGCGGCGAGATGGCGAGCGGCATCGCGCACCGTTTGTATCAGTGTCACATGCAGGTGCTGATCACCGAAGTGGCGGAACCGGTCGCGGTGCGGCGTAGCGTGGCCTTCGCCGAAGCGGTTTATCGCGGCCGCCACACCATTGAAAATGTCACAGCGGTTCGAGTTGGCAATTTCACCGAAGCGCTGAGCGAATGGCAACGTGGTGCGATTCCAGTCTTCATCGATCCTCAGGCGCAAATTCACCACGAAATGAAACCGGCGGTCATCGTCGATGCGACCATGTCGAAGAGCGGCGGCGACAGCAAGCTTGACGACGCGCCGCTGGTGATCGGCATCGGGCCGGGATTTTGCGCCGGTGATAACGTTCACGCGGTCATCGAAAGCAATCGCGGTTATCACTTAGGCCGGGTGATTTGGCAGGGCGCCGCGGAGCCGGATACCGGCGTGCCGGCGCCGGTGGCGGGCCACACCGAGGCGCGGGTGCTGCGGGCGCCGCGCAGCGGCTGTTTCAAGTCGTTGCGCGACATTGGCGACAGGATCGGCGCTGGTGAAATCGTCGCCGAGGTAGACGGCGCGCCAGTGCGCGCCGAGATCGCCGGTTTAATTCGCGGCATGCTCCATGACGGCATTCAAATCGGCGCCGGCGTCAAAGTTGGCGACATTGATCCGCGAGGTGAATCGGAGTATTGTGACTCGATTTCAGACAAGGCGCGGGCCATTGGCGGAGGAGTTGTCGAGGCGATTTTTCACTCTTACCCGAGGCTGAAAAATTCTGCCACGTGA
- a CDS encoding MoxR family ATPase: MGKPLLLEGEAGVGKTEIAKVLAKVLGSRLIRLQCYEGLDASTALYEWNYPKQMLHIKLEEIERGDKQKVETEIFTQEYLVKRPLLDAIQSEDGTPPVLLIDEIDRADMEFEAFLLEVLSDFQITIPELGTIVAKHRPYVFLTSNRTREIHDALKRRCLYHWIEYPTFDKEYEIITTKFPEVEAKMAQQICAFMQKVREMNFYKRPGVAETLDWASALIALNRKQLDDKSVVETMGCVFKYREDLSHLREQVENRQFSIDALLRTSPELVS; this comes from the coding sequence ATGGGCAAACCGCTGCTGCTAGAAGGCGAAGCGGGCGTGGGTAAAACCGAGATCGCCAAGGTGCTGGCGAAGGTGCTCGGCTCGCGCTTGATTCGCTTGCAATGCTACGAAGGGCTCGATGCCAGCACGGCGCTCTATGAGTGGAACTATCCCAAGCAGATGCTGCACATCAAGCTCGAGGAAATCGAGCGCGGTGACAAGCAAAAGGTCGAGACCGAAATTTTCACTCAGGAGTATTTGGTCAAGCGGCCGCTGCTCGACGCGATCCAGAGCGAGGACGGCACGCCACCGGTGCTGCTGATCGACGAGATCGACCGCGCCGACATGGAGTTCGAAGCGTTTTTACTCGAAGTCTTGTCGGACTTCCAGATCACCATTCCCGAGCTCGGCACCATTGTGGCGAAACATCGCCCCTATGTTTTTCTGACTTCCAACCGCACCAGGGAAATTCACGACGCGCTCAAGCGGCGCTGTTTGTATCACTGGATCGAGTATCCGACCTTCGACAAAGAATACGAAATCATCACCACCAAATTCCCCGAGGTGGAAGCCAAGATGGCGCAGCAGATTTGCGCCTTCATGCAAAAAGTCCGCGAGATGAATTTCTACAAACGGCCGGGCGTCGCCGAGACTTTGGACTGGGCCTCGGCGTTGATCGCGCTCAACCGCAAACAGTTGGACGACAAGTCGGTGGTCGAAACCATGGGCTGCGTCTTCAAGTATCGCGAAGACTTGAGCCATCTGCGCGAGCAGGTGGAAAACCGCCAGTTCAGTATCGATGCGCTGTTGCGTACTTCGCCCGAGTTGGTGAGTTAG
- a CDS encoding VWA domain-containing protein has product MDITAETVAAAVSKVASARGTGTLPNVMAFGRALKQLGVKVSLSQVLDASRSAEFVDVGERGDFRALLRANLISEKEDFPVFDLLFDCFWREQSYERMPMETMDIQGTPTESQAPEGGDEEGGVEEASAESIANENVPLENLDEFAVPTYSAQEMMNRKDFSEMGVEESRAIARAILLIATKIATQISRRKKISRRGAVIDPRASMRRSMKYGGEVIDLAKRKRRIKKTKVVLLCDVSGSMDCYSRFLIQFMYGLQNELWGVETFVFSTSLSRITHLIRTKNIVDALDKISGTILGWSGGTNIGRSLHTFNRNFAPSMVTHRSVVVIISDGWDRGDVSLLEKEMQDIKRRAKKIIWLNPLLASENYEPLCKGMQAALPYLDMFLSIHNVNSLVSLGRTLQKMVA; this is encoded by the coding sequence ATGGACATCACCGCGGAAACCGTCGCCGCCGCCGTCAGTAAAGTCGCATCCGCCCGTGGCACGGGCACGCTGCCCAACGTGATGGCCTTCGGCCGCGCTCTCAAACAGCTGGGCGTCAAAGTCAGTCTCAGCCAGGTGCTCGACGCGTCGCGTTCGGCGGAGTTTGTCGACGTCGGCGAGCGCGGCGATTTTCGCGCTTTGCTGCGCGCCAATCTGATTTCCGAAAAAGAAGACTTTCCGGTTTTCGATTTACTGTTCGATTGTTTTTGGCGCGAGCAGAGTTATGAACGGATGCCCATGGAGACCATGGACATCCAAGGTACGCCCACCGAATCTCAAGCGCCCGAAGGGGGCGATGAAGAAGGCGGCGTCGAAGAAGCCAGCGCCGAGAGCATCGCCAACGAGAATGTGCCGCTGGAAAATCTCGACGAATTCGCAGTGCCGACTTACAGCGCCCAAGAAATGATGAACCGCAAAGATTTTAGCGAGATGGGCGTCGAGGAAAGCCGCGCCATCGCTAGAGCGATTTTACTCATCGCCACCAAGATCGCCACCCAGATCAGCCGGCGCAAGAAGATCAGCCGCCGAGGCGCCGTCATCGATCCGCGCGCGTCCATGCGCCGCAGCATGAAGTACGGCGGCGAAGTGATCGATCTGGCGAAACGCAAACGGCGCATCAAGAAAACCAAAGTGGTCTTGCTCTGCGATGTCAGCGGTTCGATGGATTGCTACAGCCGGTTCTTGATTCAGTTCATGTACGGCCTGCAAAACGAGCTGTGGGGCGTGGAAACTTTTGTTTTCAGCACGTCGCTCAGCCGCATCACCCATTTGATCCGCACGAAAAATATTGTCGACGCGTTGGATAAAATATCCGGCACTATTCTCGGCTGGTCCGGCGGCACCAACATCGGCCGCTCGCTGCACACCTTCAACCGCAACTTCGCGCCGAGCATGGTGACGCACCGTTCGGTGGTGGTGATTATCAGCGACGGCTGGGACCGCGGCGACGTGAGCCTCTTGGAAAAAGAGATGCAGGACATCAAGCGGCGCGCGAAAAAAATCATTTGGCTCAACCCGTTACTGGCGAGCGAGAATTACGAGCCCTTGTGCAAGGGTATGCAAGCGGCGCTGCCCTATTTGGATATGTTTCTGTCGATCCATAACGTCAACAGTCTGGTGTCTTTGGGACGCACGCTGCAAAAAATGGTGGCGTGA
- a CDS encoding XdhC family protein, whose amino-acid sequence MAGPGACYTDADLEAKKKETIYHQVRQFLDQGETVAVATIVSAKGSTPREVGAKMVVTAWGEILGTIGGGCGEADVKKEAIEAIRTKKPRTVRVDLLDDISSDSPAVCGGVMNVFIDPWWKERDEEAVSAK is encoded by the coding sequence ATGGCTGGACCGGGTGCTTGTTACACCGATGCCGATTTAGAGGCGAAGAAAAAAGAGACGATCTATCATCAAGTCCGTCAGTTTCTCGATCAGGGCGAAACCGTGGCGGTGGCGACGATTGTTTCCGCCAAAGGCTCGACGCCGCGCGAAGTGGGCGCCAAAATGGTCGTCACCGCCTGGGGCGAGATTCTCGGCACCATCGGCGGCGGCTGCGGCGAAGCCGACGTGAAGAAGGAAGCCATCGAGGCGATCCGCACCAAGAAACCGCGCACAGTGCGCGTCGATTTGCTCGACGATATTTCGTCGGACAGTCCGGCGGTGTGCGGCGGTGTCATGAACGTGTTTATCGATCCCTGGTGGAAAGAGCGCGATGAGGAGGCGGTCAGCGCCAAATGA